GCTCAAAAGTTACGCAATCAAGGTTTGGCCGTGGCTTTGGATCTAAGTGCTAGTGCCTTTGGCAAACAATTTAAACGGGCGGATAAATCCGGGGCGATCGCCTGTTTAGTACTGGGAGATGGGGAAATAGCAACGGGCACAGTACAGCTTAAATGGCTGGCCGATAAAGCCCAGGAAACCTTGCAGTTACAGGATTTAATGGGGAACATTACGGAACTCAAACAACGTTTAGCGGGACATAGGGAAAAATACCCCCACCTCACCTCTAACTTTTCTGTGACTTGCCATGACCCCATGGACAATTTGGTTTAAAACCGACGATATCCCCAGTTGGCAACCGCTAGATTCCTGCCGCTCCTTGCCCGTGGGCCATTACCGTCTAGCGGCCCGATTGCCAGTGCCCCACAAATATGTGCAATGGCGCTGGAAGTTTTTCTCCGCCACCGGCAAAGTGGAAAACCATGATTTCCAGGGCCGCACTAATCAAGACGGTCTGATTTCTCTGTTGGATTTGCACACTGTCCAACCGGGAACCTGGCAACTGAGTGCCCAACCAGACTTATTCGATCACCTTTGTGGAGAAACCTGGCAAATTCGTTTTCAATTCCAAATTGTTACCCCTGCCATCACCACGGTGACAGTACCGAAACTCAATACTGAACCAGAGGAATTGGAGCCGGAAGAAGAACAGAGCGTAACAGATGAGGCCAATAACTCCATTGTGCCCCATCCAAAGCGTCCTATGGTGGTGCCAGAGCTTGATCCAGAGCCGGTACCGGTACTGCAATGGCACAGAAAGGCAAGGGTGAAACTGACAGGGAATGGGGAAACGGAACCCGGTAAATCTCTAGAGACCACGGAAGTAACGGAAAACAGAGGGGAAATAATTGAAGAGCAAATTCCAGAACCGCTGGCAATTACAGCGCCAACCATTGAAAAAATAGCTGAAGAGAAGGTGGAGGAGCCAATCCTCGAACCCGTGTTGGCGATCGCCGTTAATGTTGAAGCAGGGGAAGAACAAATAGAAGAAAAAATAAAGGAATCAGTACAGGAAGAAATGCCAGAGGCTTTGGTGGCTAGTGTTTTAGATGTTATTGAAGAAAAAGAGGAGGTAACGGACGATAAACAGCCAGAAGCCTTGGTAATAGTAGAGTCATCAACTGATACCGATGCCGAAGACAAGTTAGAAAAATCAGAGGGATTTAACCCTTTCCGTTCCGTCAGTTACTCTGTGGAGCTAATTTATCCAGAACTGGAAAATCCCATCCAAGTTGACATTACGGTGATGGTGGACGAAAATCGCCCGCCCGTGCATCTGGATTTACCCGATCCCAGCAAAATGGTTAGCCTACTGCACCGTCGTCCCCGTTATCCCAATTCCCCTCTACCGCCTCGGTTGACTAGTGCTTAGCCGAGTTCCAGACAGGCTAGGCCGTAGATGTTTTCCAAGGGAAGTTGGGGAGGATTGCCTTTATACATCCGCAAATTTAACAGAGTCAGTTCAAAGCCCCGTTCTTCCAACAGATAAATGGCATCTTGATTCACTTCTGGCACATCAATAAACACTGGCCCCTGGCGATCGCCAAGTAACACGTCCAACAAAGCCCCGGCTAAAGCAGTACTATCAGCCATCAGGGGGCCCAAACGCCAACCCTGGGGAAAACCATCTTCATCGTCGGGCAATAAACAGGGACGAATGCGGCCGTAACCACAACAATCCCCCTGATCATCCAAAATTACCATCACCTTTCCCTCCGGCCGTCCCAACCATTCGTGCAAAAAGAGGGGACGAGGTGTAGCTTCGTGGCGGGCATCGTAGGCTAACACTTTGGCTTCTGTTAATTGGTCACCGGCCAAAAGTTGATAACCGAGGGGAAAATCCGGGGTAAAACTTGGCCGCACACAGGAGCGGCGATCGGCAGGGGGTAAACGATAACGACGGGTGTAATAGGCGGGACGAAAGCCCCATTTTTGGTAATCTTCCACCCTGGCTAGGGCTGCTTCCAGACCAACGCACTGGACATTTTCCAAATGGGCGATCGCCGTTTGCCAGAGAGCCACCCCAAAACCCCGCCCCCGATATTCTGGTTGAACGAGAAATAAACCAATAAAACCGTAATTTTCGTCATAACGAATGCCGGCAATGCAACCCACTGGGCTGCCTTCCCATTCCCCCACCCAAACGCCAGCGTCATCGGTGTCACAAAAAATCCCTACATCCCCTATGCCCGGACAAAATCCTTCCTGCTGGGCCCAACGGGTCACCAACGGGCGATCGGCAACTGCCATGGGACGAATACGGTAACTCAAACTCATCGGTTAATGGTGAAGAGTGCTCTTCACTGTAACGGGATGCCAAGGGAGTAATTTTTAATCTTTCGGGTTCTTGCGTTTTAACCTGGCCGGCGAAAAATAGGACGATAACTAGCTGCATCTTGATAGGTAATGGCGGTCCCTACCCAGCGATCCCAGTCGGCATTAGAACCATAAAGGTAGGCACTCCGCATGGAGGCAAAGGATGTTTCTAGGTCTGCCAAGTTCGCGGTTTCATAAATGGTGTGGTAGATTACAGGGTCCCGATCAAAGCTGGTATAACGACGGCAAGCGGCCCAGGTAGGCACATCCGCCATAATTTTAGGTAAATAGCTTTCTTCGTACCAGGCCCGAAATTCCGGTTCCGCCTCCGGTTTAACTTCAACGCTGACTTGGAAAAAAGGACGATTGCCAAAGATGCCATCCCAAGGACGGCGGGAATGGGCATAGGTTTGTTGGTAAGCTACCCGGCTTAGACCTTGTAATGCATTAACTTTCCAATGTTGCCATGTAGCGGTTTCCTCTTCCCGCCCTGGGCGAGACAGGGCAGAGTTAATCTGCTCCAAAGAAACATTGGGGGCTAATTCGTAGAACGTGAGCAAGCGTTTGCTGAACCACTTCAAACTGCCGGCCACTCCATATTCTTCGTAGCGACGGGCGGTAGTGATTTCAGGAACAACTTCTAATAATTTAGGAATGTAGTGATGGTGGTAAAACTCAGTAAATGCCGCTTCCGCTGCCGGGGCGATCCGTAAACTAATTACGAGAAGATTGACCATGGATGGCTCCGAAGGGAAATGATAACAGGGTTAAGACCTAACAAAACGGCTACAATTAACCCCTTAAATAGTTGAAGATTGTGGCAAGGTTAAGGAGTAGCTGGACATTTTTCATTAGGACTCTGCTCTTTTGGCAACTGTTCTAGGATATTGATAAAATCAGCAATGCTCCGGAAACGCCCATAATACGGATATAGGCCACTCTATTTTCTTCCCGGAGATATTGCAACACCATTTGCCCGATCGCCATCGCCAAGGCGGATTTTTTGTCCAAATTTGGCTAGCCAAAATGGAATAGGTCATGGATTAGAAGAAAAAGAAGATTGGGTTAAGGATTTAATAATGGTGTTACTAGGGCGATCGCCAAGGTTTAATTCAGCCAAAATTAATTGGGCAATGACCTCGCTAAAATAGCTGGGAAAACGGTGCATTTCTTGGGCATGGTCTAACAAAAAAGTGTGGTAATAACACCCCAGGGATTTTTCCAATTTGATTAAACTATGAAAAAAATCCGGTAATTCCTTTAAACGGTGAGAATGATTCTGTTGGAGAATATTTAAAAAGTGGCGAAAATGGCTACCTTCATCCTGGACTAAATGTTGTCCCACACGACTCAATACTTTGCCAAAAGGTTGATAATATTCCCGTAAATCCCGACGGTAAGAAAACATAGACCCCAATTCGTCAAAGACTAGGGTGCTAACAATGGTGAATTCATCTTGTAAAACCCAATCAATTTGTTCCAGACTAGGCGATCGCCGCTGAAAATTGTCATCCATAGCGGCAAAATTTAGCTCAGATAAAAAGCGATAAACTCGCCGCAGAGCTTGATAATGTTTTTGTTCATCTCCCAGCCATCGGGGTAATAAAGCTAAAAAATCGTCGGATAAATCCTGTTGACGGGAGAGTAAATAGTTGTATAAAAACTTAGCATCACCTTCGGAATAAACATCTCGACTTAGTAAAAGGCAAAAATCATTCTTTAGATTGTTTTCTACATTATCCAAAATCTTAGTAGGGATTTGATAGTCGATGGGGATTAGTCTGTCCACATCCCAATTGTTTAAACAATTCCTTTGATTTCCCCTTATTTGACTATGTTTTAAACAAGTAATTTTCACGACTATTCCCCCTATATTTTAGAAATCATAAGTTAACTAATAGACAAAAATTCTTCTGCTACAATATGGGGAATAATTAAACAATGACGCCCTGTAATACGAGCCGTATCTCCCCGCAAAATAATACCAGCGGCAACGTCATCAATAACCCAACTACCAACCATGTAATGGTAGTCAAATGCTTGGGGCAATTCGATATATTCCTGGATAATAAAGCCCTCTTCACCATAGCCATAGGTTGGCCGTTTTTCCACTGCCCCAGCCCCTAACTCAATCGAAACACCGATGCCTTCCATGCCTAAAAGGGGCTTACGAACGTGTAAACCTTCTAGTAATAGGCGGGTTGCTTCCAGGGAAATATCGCTTTCAAAATAGGTGGGCAGGAGATATTCAGCATACTCACTATCTTTAAACTGTTGCCAAATTAAAGCCATGGTTCCTTTATTAGATAAAATTTGCTTCCATAAAGGTTCAATAACTTTTGCATCTCCTACGGCTAAGCGTTGCGCTAAGGCTTCAGTGCAACCAGCATTGGCCATATCATTTTGCAAATCTGACCAGTCATACATTTTCCACAAAATTGGAATTCTTTCGTTGGCATGGTCAATGAAATAACCATCTTCATCCAAACCTAATCCTCTCTGCATTAGTTGACCCCGTTCATCTTCTAAGCCCCGTAAATAAACCAATTGGGTGTAAACATTTTCATCCACTTCATCGTGGAGAATTTGGATTAATTGCATGGCCATTTCACTGTCTTCTTCCAGTTGCTCATCCACCAGAAAAGAAATGCCGGTGCGGAGTAAATCATATTCTTCATAAATCCTGCGCCATTGCCCAGCTGTTCTTTCCCAATATTCATTAAACTGACTGGCATTGGCTGGTAAGGCATAGGCCCCTTGATTGTGGTTGCGTTGGTAATCCACTAACCAATTCCATTGGTAAACGGTTTCTGCTCCTAATAGCGGGGTTTCTCCATTAATTTCAATCAATTTAATCTGACCATCTTCGGTGACTACTAGATCGAAACGGGTAGCTAAACTCAAGTCTTCCACCGGGTCGGTGCGATGCCAACTTTTTTTCAGAGCAGGCCAATATTCAGGGCGAATTTTTAACTGGGCTAACCTTGCGTCAACGGCGGAATCATCATCTTCATCGAAAAACCAGTCCAGAAATTCCACACACATTTGCCAAAGTTTTTCACTCGCAATGGCGATCGCCGTTTCTTCTTGGGGGCTGAATTGGATGGCAAAGGGTTGGGGCAGGGCTTCCACCCAGTATTTTTGAGCTGGATCACTGAGCACATCCGCTTGGTAAGCATTGTCCTGGATATGCTGGCGCCAGCGGGGACGACGACTAATTTTTATCGGTTGCATTATTTGCCTCCCCGGCCAGTGCCTTTAAAAGTAGAACCGAAACCCTTATTACTACTGCGGCCAGAAATAGTGCCTTTAGCAGCGGTACCCGATGGCCTAGGGGGAGCGGGGGCAGTGACAGCTTTGGAAGTAGAAACTTTGCCTGTGGTGGTGCGGGGCACAGAGATGCCATTGGGGGTAATCAACTGATCCGGGTTTGTCCCCCGATAGACAATGGATGGTTGCAATACCCGCTGCTGCACACCGCCGGAATAAATATAGGTGTAATTATTGCCGTAGGGGTAAAAGTAAGCTCCGCCAAAAACCGGACGATAACCGCTCGTGTGGTAGCCACTGGGGGTAGGCTCACAGATTACCCTATCGGTTTGACAATCGGCTCGACTGCCGTAAACCGGGGCATTCCGTTGATGTTCCGCCTGGGCCGCTTTCATTTGGGCTTCGCAGTCCTCCGGGCGAATGGGGGGAGGGGTAGGGGCATTGGGTAATTTGCCGGCTTTATGGGCTTCCGCCAAGACTTTATACTCATTGGCCTGATTGGCCATATCAGTTTTGCATTCCGCCACACTGGTGTAGTAAAGGGCTTCAATTTTTTCGTTACTTCCCCCACCACTACCCTGATTGGTTTTGGGGTTATTGCCTTTGCAACTGGTGCTCACCATGGCCAACACCGCCACCATCGCTAGATATTGCCTAACCTGTTTACGATAAATAGGCCGAGAAATATTACCGGGGAAATGATTTGGTTCCATGGCGATCGCCGGGTCACACAGTAATGATGGAATTATTGTATTGAGATTTTCTCGGAATAAACTAATTGGTAAAAATTATTTACGAAAGAATCATGAAAATTAGCTAATTTCAGCGCCATTGGGACCAAATGCGATCCTTCAATGGGGTTGATTAGAGGACAGGGATTGTTAAGCTAAGGAAATATGGACTGCCAAATTGTCATTCAATCTTGAGAAAATATCGTGCTAGACGAACAAGCAAAGAAAACCCTCCTGCGTAAAATTCCCCACGGCCTCTACGTCTGTGGTGTTAAGTCCGGAGAAGAAGCCAATGGTTTCACCGCCAGTTGGGTAATGCAGGGTTCCTTTGAGCCGCCCCTGGTGGTTAATTGCGTGCGCACTGATTCCATTTCCCATCGGCTGTTACAGGAAAGTGGCCAGTTTGCCCTCAGTTTTCTGGCGGCGGACCAAAAAGATGTGGCGGCGCAATTTTTTAAACCCCAACGGCGGGTGGGGGACAAGTTTGAAAATTTTGATGTGCTTGATGCCCCCGAAACCGGTTGTCCTGTGCTCAAAGACTGTCTCGGTTATGTGGAGTGTCGGGTGGTAGGGTCTGTGGCCCACGGCGATCACACCGTTTTTGTCGGCGAAGTCATTGGAGCCCAGGTTTTTAATGAAGGAGATCCCTTATTACTAGAAAGCACTGGCTGGAACTACGGCGGTTAGTTGGAACGGGTTTAACGGGCCAACCTAGTCCTCTGATTGTGGTGGGAAAAGTATGTAAAAGTTGCGTCAATCCCCCACCGCTTCTAACCATTGTTCTTCACTGCCATTAAGTAAATGCTCGGCTGCTTCCATGAGGTCGGGCATTAACTCTTTAATGTCTTTTTTATTTTCCAGATAGGTTTTGAGGGCCACCAGGGGATCAAGGGCGGAACCTACTCCCAATTCTGGCAACCGTGGCCGGGCCAACTGGCTAACCAGTTCTGGACGGATGGTGTAGGAATGGCTCGGCTTTAAAGCCTCCTGTAATTTGCGGTTATCGATTTGTTCTAGCTGTTCAGAACGAATTTGGTAAATTAGCCGCACCACGGCATTGTCAATGGCTGTTTTGGCGATCGCCATTAATAATTCCCCTTGGGGATCCGTCGCTTCCGTCACATCTACTTTAATGGTTTTAAAGGGGCGAGCGGGCAGGGGACAGAATTGCCAATCTACTTTTCCTTTACTAATTTCTAGCCAAATATAGCCTTTGTCTTCCTTTTCTTCGCCAAAGTCCACCCGCTCAATGCTACCGGGATAAACAATGGGGGGATTATTGTGGGGATTGAGATTTTGATGTTTATGGACATGGCCCAGGGCAACGTAATCAAATTCCGGCCGATTAATCAAAGCCAGGGGAATGGTAAAGCCCTTGCCCACGGACAGGGTTTTTTCCGCCCCAAAGGTGGCCCGGTCCGCCATTAAATGGGCCAACAAAATAGTGGGTAATTGGGGATCTAAACTCCGAATTTCCCCTTCCAAAATGGGCTGTAACTTTTTCAGCAACAGCAAATTAATCGCTTCCAAGGATAACCCCTCCGTTTCCGGCCGGGTTAGGAGAGTCGAACGGGTTAACCAAGGCAAGGTAACAATCTGTAGATCTCCATTGGCGGTGGGAATTAAATGGGTGGCCAGGCGATCCCCAACGATGAAACCGGGCACAGCCAGGGTGCGATAGATACATAAACTAGCTCCTCCACTGCCCTGGGAATGTTGGTCATGGTTGCCCACCAATAACACTGTGGGAATATCGGCATCGGCTAAACGGCGAAATTCGGCGGCAAAGGCTTCCTGCACATAGGGGGGCGGAGTGGCATCGGGGAAAGCATCCCCCCCAAATAGCACCACATCGGCGGGTTCGGCGATCGCCCGGTCAATGCACAGCCGTAAACTCTGAATGAAATCCTCTAACCTCGTATTTAACCCCGTGGCCGGATTAATGTGCCCATGGGAAAAACCACTGCCCAGGTGAATATCAGAAAGATGCAGGACTTTTAACATGGCAATGACTCTCCAACAAAAAAAGGGAAGACCTCTAGTCCTCCCTTCATCCTATGGTAATGGCCCGCTGGGGGACCTAATTATTCAACGCCGGGGGCAATCAGTTCCCTCGTTTCACCGGGGATGACCACCACTTGGTTGTCTTCACCAATGTCCACCAGCGCTTGGCTACCTTCCTTGAGGCGGCCGGAAAGAATTTCTTCGGCTAACACGTCTTCCAACAGGCGCATAATGGCCCGACGGAGGGGACGGGCACCGTAGGCTGGGTTGAACCCTTCTTCCACAATGCGCTCCTTGAACTTGTCGGTGACCTGGAGAGAAATTTCTTTTTCCACCAACCGGGCAAACACATCCCGTAGGAGAATTTCCGAAATTTCCTTGACTTCCTCCTTGTTCAATTGGCGGAAGACGATAATTTCATCCAAACGATTCAAGAACTCAGGGCGGAAGTAGTTTTTCAACTCTTCATTCACCAAGGAACGAATGCGATTGTACTGAGACTCCGCTTGGTCATCGGCAAAGTCAAAGCCCAAACCACCGCCACCTTTTTCAATTACCTTGGAACCAATGTTGGAGGTCATGATCAACAGGGTATTTTTGAAATCCACTGTGCGACCCTTGGCATCGGTGAGGCGACCATCTTCCAAAATTTGCAGAAGCATATTGAAGATGTCGGGGTGGGCTTTTTCAATTTCGTCGAACAGCACCACCGTGTAGGGACGGCGACGTACTGCTTCCGTCAACTGACCGCCTTCGTTGTAGCCCACATAACCCGGAGGGGAACCAATTAATTTGGAAACGGTGTGTCGTTCCATAAATTCCGACATATCCAGACGGATCATGGCTTCCTCGGAACCGAAGAAGTAAGCCGCCAGAGCTTTGGTCAACTCGGTTTTACCTACCCCAGTGGGACCGGAGAAAATAAAGCTGGCAATGGGACGGTTGGGATTTTTCAGCCCGACCCTGGCCCGACGGATAGCGCGGGAAACGGCCTTAACCGCATCTTCCTGGCCAATTAACCGTTGATGGAGGGTATCTTCCATATGCAACAGTTTTTCTGACTCGGATTCCGTTAGCTTGTTCACCGGCACCCCTGTCCAGGAGGCGACGATGTGGGCAATTTCTTCGGAGGTCACTTCCGGCTCGCCGTTATCCCCTTCCGCTTTTTTGGAAGAGGCGATCGCCCGGATTTGTTTTTTAATTTCGTCTTCCCGGTCCTTGAGTTCCCCGGCTTGCTCGAAGTCCTGGTTGCGGACAGCATCATCTTTTTCTTTAAGAATCTGTCGCAATTCCTTGTCCAACTCCTTGGCGGCGGGGGGCAATTGGGAATTAATCAACCGCACCCGGGAACCAGCTTCGTCAATTAGATCGATCGCCTTATCGGGCAGGAAGCGGTCGGAGATGTAACGGTCGGAAAGTTTGGCGGCGGCTTCCAGGGCTTCGTCCAAAATTTTCAGTTTGTGGTGCTGTTCGTAACGTTCCCGCAGACCGTAAAGAATCTCGATGGTTTCTTCCACGGAGGGTTCCCCCACCATCACCGGTTGAAAACGACGCTCCAGGGCTGCGTCCCGTTCAATGTGTTTGCGGTACTCATCCAGGGTGGTGGCACCAATACATTGCAATTCTCCCCGGGCTAGGGCGGGCTTGAGAATATTGGCAGCGTCGATCGCCCCCTCGGCGGCTCCGGCTCCGATTAGGGTATGAACTTCGTCAATCACCAGGATGATGTTACCGGCTTGGCGGATTTCATCCATGATTTTTTTCAGCCGTTCCTCAAATTCCCCCCGGTATTTAGTGCCGGCCACCAATAGACCGATGTCCAGGGTGACGACCCGTTTTTCTTCGAGGATGTCGGGAATATCTTTGTTGGCAATGCGCTGGGCCAAACCTTCGGCGATTGCCGTTTTACCAACCCCCGGCTCCCCAATCAGGACGGGGTTATTCTTGGTGCGGCGGCCGAGGATCTGAATCACCCTCTCAATTTCTTTTTGGCGACCTACCACCGGGTCTAACTTCCCTTCGGCGGCCATCTGGGTGAGGTTAGAGCCAAACTCATCTAAGGTAGGGGTTTTGGTGCGACCACCACTGCCACCACCGGCAGCTACTTCGGCCGTTTCTCCCAACATGCGGATCACCTGGGTGCGGACTTTGGAGAGATCAACCCCAAGGTTTTCTAGGACCCGAGCAGCTACCCCTTCCCCTTCTCGAATCAGACCCAACAGCAGGTGTTCGGTGCCAATGTAATTGTGACCCAGTTGCCGAGCCTCCTCAAGGGAAAGTTCCAGCACCCGCTTGGCCCGGGGAGTAAAGGGGATTTCCACGGCCACAAAGCCCGATCCCCGCCCGATAATTTTTTCTACTTCGATGCGGGCATCTTTGAGATTAACCCCCATGGATTTGAGAACCTTGGCGGCGACGCCAGTCCCTTCGCCAATCAAGCCGAGCAGAATTTGTTCCGTGCCAACGAAGTTATGTCCGAGGCGACGAGCTTCCTCCTGAGCAAGCATGATTACTTTAATGGCTTTTTCTGTAAAGCGTTCAAACATAATCTAAATCCATCACCTCAGCGTGCCCTGTGTATTGCTGATTCTAACATAGCGCTTTTATTGTGCTGTTGCCCTGGGTACAGCCGTGGGTGTAGGTTTAGCGGTGGAATGGCGAACTGCGTCTGTGGGGTTTTCCTCACCTCAACCGCCATAATCCTGTGCCCAGATTCCCTGTTTTTGACCCCGACAGTTAACAGAATCAGTGGACATAGAGCAATGGGTGATCCCCGTTTTGATTAGTTAAATTTCAGTCAAACTTAGTGAAATTATCAGAAATATT
The genomic region above belongs to Synechocystis sp. PCC 6803 substr. PCC-P and contains:
- a CDS encoding GNAT family N-acetyltransferase — encoded protein: MSLSYRIRPMAVADRPLVTRWAQQEGFCPGIGDVGIFCDTDDAGVWVGEWEGSPVGCIAGIRYDENYGFIGLFLVQPEYRGRGFGVALWQTAIAHLENVQCVGLEAALARVEDYQKWGFRPAYYTRRYRLPPADRRSCVRPSFTPDFPLGYQLLAGDQLTEAKVLAYDARHEATPRPLFLHEWLGRPEGKVMVILDDQGDCCGYGRIRPCLLPDDEDGFPQGWRLGPLMADSTALAGALLDVLLGDRQGPVFIDVPEVNQDAIYLLEERGFELTLLNLRMYKGNPPQLPLENIYGLACLELG
- a CDS encoding glutathionylspermidine synthase family protein — its product is MQPIKISRRPRWRQHIQDNAYQADVLSDPAQKYWVEALPQPFAIQFSPQEETAIAIASEKLWQMCVEFLDWFFDEDDDSAVDARLAQLKIRPEYWPALKKSWHRTDPVEDLSLATRFDLVVTEDGQIKLIEINGETPLLGAETVYQWNWLVDYQRNHNQGAYALPANASQFNEYWERTAGQWRRIYEEYDLLRTGISFLVDEQLEEDSEMAMQLIQILHDEVDENVYTQLVYLRGLEDERGQLMQRGLGLDEDGYFIDHANERIPILWKMYDWSDLQNDMANAGCTEALAQRLAVGDAKVIEPLWKQILSNKGTMALIWQQFKDSEYAEYLLPTYFESDISLEATRLLLEGLHVRKPLLGMEGIGVSIELGAGAVEKRPTYGYGEEGFIIQEYIELPQAFDYHYMVGSWVIDDVAAGIILRGDTARITGRHCLIIPHIVAEEFLSIS
- a CDS encoding DUF1190 domain-containing protein, with the protein product MEPNHFPGNISRPIYRKQVRQYLAMVAVLAMVSTSCKGNNPKTNQGSGGGSNEKIEALYYTSVAECKTDMANQANEYKVLAEAHKAGKLPNAPTPPPIRPEDCEAQMKAAQAEHQRNAPVYGSRADCQTDRVICEPTPSGYHTSGYRPVFGGAYFYPYGNNYTYIYSGGVQQRVLQPSIVYRGTNPDQLITPNGISVPRTTTGKVSTSKAVTAPAPPRPSGTAAKGTISGRSSNKGFGSTFKGTGRGGK
- a CDS encoding flavin reductase family protein → MLDEQAKKTLLRKIPHGLYVCGVKSGEEANGFTASWVMQGSFEPPLVVNCVRTDSISHRLLQESGQFALSFLAADQKDVAAQFFKPQRRVGDKFENFDVLDAPETGCPVLKDCLGYVECRVVGSVAHGDHTVFVGEVIGAQVFNEGDPLLLESTGWNYGG
- a CDS encoding exonuclease SbcCD subunit D, with the translated sequence MLKVLHLSDIHLGSGFSHGHINPATGLNTRLEDFIQSLRLCIDRAIAEPADVVLFGGDAFPDATPPPYVQEAFAAEFRRLADADIPTVLLVGNHDQHSQGSGGASLCIYRTLAVPGFIVGDRLATHLIPTANGDLQIVTLPWLTRSTLLTRPETEGLSLEAINLLLLKKLQPILEGEIRSLDPQLPTILLAHLMADRATFGAEKTLSVGKGFTIPLALINRPEFDYVALGHVHKHQNLNPHNNPPIVYPGSIERVDFGEEKEDKGYIWLEISKGKVDWQFCPLPARPFKTIKVDVTEATDPQGELLMAIAKTAIDNAVVRLIYQIRSEQLEQIDNRKLQEALKPSHSYTIRPELVSQLARPRLPELGVGSALDPLVALKTYLENKKDIKELMPDLMEAAEHLLNGSEEQWLEAVGD
- a CDS encoding ATP-dependent Clp protease ATP-binding subunit, with the translated sequence MFERFTEKAIKVIMLAQEEARRLGHNFVGTEQILLGLIGEGTGVAAKVLKSMGVNLKDARIEVEKIIGRGSGFVAVEIPFTPRAKRVLELSLEEARQLGHNYIGTEHLLLGLIREGEGVAARVLENLGVDLSKVRTQVIRMLGETAEVAAGGGSGGRTKTPTLDEFGSNLTQMAAEGKLDPVVGRQKEIERVIQILGRRTKNNPVLIGEPGVGKTAIAEGLAQRIANKDIPDILEEKRVVTLDIGLLVAGTKYRGEFEERLKKIMDEIRQAGNIILVIDEVHTLIGAGAAEGAIDAANILKPALARGELQCIGATTLDEYRKHIERDAALERRFQPVMVGEPSVEETIEILYGLRERYEQHHKLKILDEALEAAAKLSDRYISDRFLPDKAIDLIDEAGSRVRLINSQLPPAAKELDKELRQILKEKDDAVRNQDFEQAGELKDREDEIKKQIRAIASSKKAEGDNGEPEVTSEEIAHIVASWTGVPVNKLTESESEKLLHMEDTLHQRLIGQEDAVKAVSRAIRRARVGLKNPNRPIASFIFSGPTGVGKTELTKALAAYFFGSEEAMIRLDMSEFMERHTVSKLIGSPPGYVGYNEGGQLTEAVRRRPYTVVLFDEIEKAHPDIFNMLLQILEDGRLTDAKGRTVDFKNTLLIMTSNIGSKVIEKGGGGLGFDFADDQAESQYNRIRSLVNEELKNYFRPEFLNRLDEIIVFRQLNKEEVKEISEILLRDVFARLVEKEISLQVTDKFKERIVEEGFNPAYGARPLRRAIMRLLEDVLAEEILSGRLKEGSQALVDIGEDNQVVVIPGETRELIAPGVE